Proteins from a genomic interval of Psychrobacter urativorans:
- the arfB gene encoding alternative ribosome rescue aminoacyl-tRNA hydrolase ArfB, giving the protein MIFISNNISLNDYEVEIHAIRAQGAGGQNVNKVSSAIHLRFDINASSLSDIHKQRLLDSNDSRISKEGVLVIKAQQFRTQEKNKSDAFERLQQFILKATYVSKTRRPTKPSNNARRKRVDQKTQRGKTKLLRGKVEF; this is encoded by the coding sequence ATGATTTTTATAAGTAATAACATCAGCCTGAACGACTACGAGGTGGAAATACACGCCATACGCGCGCAAGGTGCGGGCGGACAAAACGTGAATAAAGTATCCTCTGCGATTCATTTACGCTTTGATATTAATGCCTCAAGTCTGAGTGATATCCACAAACAGCGTTTATTAGACAGTAACGATAGCCGCATTAGTAAAGAAGGTGTACTCGTTATTAAAGCGCAGCAGTTTCGCACGCAAGAAAAAAACAAAAGTGATGCTTTTGAGCGGCTGCAGCAATTTATCCTTAAAGCCACCTATGTTAGCAAAACCCGACGACCTACTAAACCGAGCAATAATGCCCGCCGCAAACGTGTCGACCAAAAAACGCAGCGTGGCAAAACAAAATTATTGCGCGGTAAAGTTGAATTTTAA
- a CDS encoding tetratricopeptide repeat protein yields MNKNLKYTLISFTGILLMVIAATGILLMVIAAGAFDSEPDMSYEDAEAVDIQDIEEPVEQPTYIPDEVVVVEDSGVEDNSVTDEQHIEWVDQLTAVDMEYPNDRQRLEMYQSLLDNNNNAYAPIFLASNQLNVENESKSIGRFEELLASFGFDVASIDSLEALANAQNVNAMFVLGIYYYQMQRYDQARNWLEQASTQGHAGAMNQLAWIYRKGLGVTKDLEYAATWHRHSAEANYPRAMTNLAYLYDVGGGVEKDLEASAMWYKKAAELNSASGLYAVAVYALNGTGGMPQDEQEGLRLLMESAELGHKRSMYVIGQRYENGDGLDMDMEMAVHWYSESAALGERDAITAMSRLNY; encoded by the coding sequence ATGAATAAAAATCTTAAATATACGTTAATAAGTTTTACAGGCATTCTGTTGATGGTTATTGCCGCAACAGGCATTCTGTTGATGGTTATTGCCGCAGGTGCATTTGACTCAGAACCTGATATGAGCTATGAAGATGCTGAGGCTGTTGACATACAAGACATTGAAGAGCCAGTCGAACAACCGACATATATACCGGATGAAGTAGTAGTAGTGGAAGATAGCGGCGTGGAAGATAATAGCGTAACCGATGAGCAACATATTGAGTGGGTCGATCAATTAACCGCAGTCGATATGGAGTACCCTAATGATAGACAACGGCTAGAGATGTACCAGAGCCTGCTGGATAATAACAATAATGCCTATGCACCAATATTTTTGGCAAGCAACCAGCTTAATGTCGAAAATGAATCTAAAAGTATCGGTCGGTTTGAAGAATTATTAGCCAGTTTTGGGTTTGATGTGGCTTCGATTGATAGTCTTGAAGCGTTAGCAAACGCTCAAAACGTTAATGCCATGTTTGTATTAGGTATTTATTACTATCAAATGCAACGTTACGATCAAGCCAGAAATTGGCTAGAGCAAGCATCAACCCAAGGTCACGCAGGCGCTATGAATCAGTTGGCGTGGATATATCGAAAAGGTCTTGGTGTTACTAAGGATCTTGAGTATGCGGCAACTTGGCACCGTCACTCTGCTGAAGCGAACTATCCTCGTGCAATGACCAATCTCGCTTATCTCTATGATGTCGGTGGCGGCGTTGAAAAGGATTTAGAGGCTTCTGCCATGTGGTATAAAAAAGCAGCTGAGTTAAATAGTGCTTCAGGGCTTTATGCCGTAGCAGTTTACGCCCTCAATGGTACAGGTGGTATGCCACAAGATGAACAAGAGGGTCTGAGATTATTAATGGAATCTGCCGAGCTTGGGCATAAGCGTTCAATGTACGTCATCGGTCAACGTTATGAGAATGGCGATGGTTTAGATATGGATATGGAGATGGCAGTTCATTGGTATAGTGAATCTGCCGCGCTTGGCGAACGTGACGCCATTACCGCTATGAGCCGATTAAATTATTAA
- a CDS encoding sugar transporter produces MTHTLDTGSVSLRTQYSRMILMGVSAFVVNTTEFVPVALLSDIAQDFSITTAETGWMVTLYAWIVAAMSLPLMLLTSKLERKRLLMALFVVFIISHVLSVFAWSFQVLLISRVGIALSHAIFWSITAAIALRVAPEGKKALALSVLATGTALAMVLGVPIGRIVGQWFGWRTTFGGIGVIAFIIFVLQARLLPTLPSMFEGSFRKIPELLKNPLLVCLYMFCFVVFTADYAAYSYIEPFMREVGSISENLVTFVLLLFGGAGLIGSVMFSRWGDNSTTKLMLISTILILICMVALLWSVTSMWLLSINTLIWGTAMMLLLLCIQVKVIMIDVNAQDMVMSMFSGIINLGIGTGALLGGYAVTHISLSSVGYVGAAVASIALLLMIFMIQRFPSLR; encoded by the coding sequence ATGACACATACCCTCGATACGGGCTCAGTTTCTCTCCGAACTCAGTATTCTCGAATGATTCTCATGGGTGTTAGTGCCTTCGTGGTGAATACGACAGAATTTGTTCCTGTAGCGCTCTTAAGTGATATTGCCCAAGATTTCTCCATCACCACCGCGGAGACAGGTTGGATGGTGACGCTTTATGCTTGGATTGTCGCGGCGATGTCATTACCGCTGATGCTGCTGACCAGTAAATTAGAGCGTAAGCGGTTACTAATGGCATTATTCGTCGTATTTATTATCAGTCATGTCCTGTCCGTATTTGCGTGGAGTTTTCAAGTATTACTGATTAGCAGAGTGGGCATTGCGCTATCCCATGCCATATTTTGGTCCATTACAGCAGCGATAGCGCTACGTGTGGCGCCTGAAGGTAAAAAGGCATTGGCGCTGAGTGTTCTTGCTACCGGTACGGCATTGGCAATGGTGCTGGGTGTGCCCATAGGAAGAATAGTGGGTCAATGGTTTGGCTGGCGTACGACGTTTGGCGGTATCGGTGTGATCGCTTTTATCATATTTGTCCTACAAGCGCGGCTATTGCCCACGCTACCCAGTATGTTTGAAGGGTCGTTCCGAAAAATTCCTGAATTGCTTAAAAATCCATTATTAGTGTGTCTATATATGTTTTGCTTTGTGGTCTTTACCGCTGATTACGCGGCTTACTCTTATATTGAACCTTTTATGCGAGAGGTCGGTTCGATCAGTGAAAATTTGGTCACCTTTGTGTTGTTACTATTCGGTGGTGCAGGACTGATAGGCAGTGTGATGTTCAGTCGTTGGGGGGATAACTCTACTACTAAGCTGATGTTAATCTCAACGATACTCATACTAATATGTATGGTGGCGCTGTTATGGTCGGTAACGTCTATGTGGTTACTCAGTATAAATACCTTGATTTGGGGTACTGCAATGATGCTGTTGCTGCTCTGTATTCAAGTCAAAGTGATTATGATTGATGTCAATGCGCAGGACATGGTGATGTCGATGTTCTCGGGTATTATCAATTTAGGAATTGGTACGGGTGCACTGCTCGGTGGCTATGCCGTTACCCATATCTCACTGTCGAGCGTGGGCTACGTGGGGGCTGCTGTCGCTAGTATCGCGTTATTACTGATGATATTTATGATACAAAGATTTCCTAGCTTACGCTAA
- the nhaC gene encoding Na+/H+ antiporter NhaC — protein sequence MLDKKSQDSAKQASIEQDTIENGSAQNGYEPSSSFLLDIAPLLLTAMILMVQFFVFKDFTPHIPLACGILITGLFMKLRRRSWAGMEENFLKVVKIGLPAMIILMGVGMLIGSWIIAGTVPTILYYGFSIFSPSSFLFSVCLICAVISLATGTSWGTVGTVGLAMMGIGLGLGIPAHFTGGAIVSGAFFGDKMSPLSDTTNLTPAAADVDLWEHIRGMLPTTVPAMITALALYAWIGMSYGNDNVNMSTIQALQSTLASNYNISLITLLPAVVVVGAAVFKMPAIPTVLGGVVVASLVAFFLQGVGVSDIFNVLQNGFKSETGFDVVDQLLSKGGVMSMTWVVTLTIFALAFIGSIEHYGTLRAIMTKINNIVKTRFGLVTTTYASVIGVGTIIGDVYTTLVLPGRLLKDKYKEMGYKRTTLTRSIEDSGTLLSPLIPWNMGGSFVAATLGIATLTYAPFAFACWLSPLFGLLWAALGKFTPREDEPTKEIVLTKTSNSTEPANTASINN from the coding sequence ATGTTAGATAAAAAATCACAGGATTCTGCTAAACAGGCTTCTATTGAACAAGATACTATAGAAAATGGTTCTGCTCAAAATGGCTATGAGCCATCTAGCAGCTTTTTACTTGATATTGCTCCTTTATTATTAACTGCCATGATTCTGATGGTGCAGTTCTTTGTCTTTAAAGATTTTACCCCTCATATCCCTCTCGCTTGTGGCATCTTAATCACAGGCTTATTCATGAAACTGCGTCGGCGTAGCTGGGCAGGCATGGAAGAGAACTTTTTAAAGGTCGTTAAAATCGGTTTGCCTGCCATGATTATTCTAATGGGTGTGGGTATGCTCATTGGCTCGTGGATTATTGCTGGTACGGTGCCGACCATTCTTTATTACGGCTTTAGTATTTTTTCACCTTCTTCATTTTTGTTCTCTGTATGTCTTATCTGTGCTGTTATTTCACTTGCTACGGGTACATCGTGGGGCACGGTCGGTACCGTTGGGCTTGCGATGATGGGTATTGGTTTGGGGCTAGGCATTCCGGCTCACTTTACCGGTGGCGCTATTGTTTCAGGTGCATTCTTTGGTGACAAAATGTCGCCGCTTTCAGATACCACTAACCTTACGCCTGCTGCCGCTGATGTGGATCTTTGGGAGCATATTAGAGGAATGTTGCCGACTACCGTTCCGGCAATGATTACTGCTTTGGCACTCTATGCGTGGATTGGTATGAGCTACGGCAATGATAACGTTAATATGTCTACGATTCAGGCATTACAGTCAACTTTAGCCAGTAATTATAATATTAGCCTCATTACGTTGCTGCCTGCTGTAGTGGTGGTTGGCGCTGCGGTTTTCAAAATGCCTGCGATACCAACCGTATTGGGCGGTGTCGTGGTTGCGTCATTGGTCGCGTTTTTCTTACAAGGCGTTGGCGTCAGCGATATCTTTAATGTATTGCAAAATGGCTTTAAAAGCGAAACTGGGTTTGATGTGGTCGATCAACTACTGTCAAAAGGTGGTGTCATGTCTATGACTTGGGTCGTGACTTTAACCATTTTCGCCTTAGCATTTATTGGTTCAATCGAGCATTACGGCACGCTCAGAGCCATCATGACAAAAATTAATAATATCGTAAAAACGCGTTTTGGATTGGTGACGACCACTTATGCCAGCGTCATTGGTGTGGGTACGATTATTGGCGATGTTTATACCACTTTAGTATTGCCGGGACGATTATTAAAAGATAAATATAAAGAGATGGGCTATAAGCGCACCACATTGACCCGTTCTATCGAAGATAGCGGTACGCTGTTGTCACCACTTATTCCTTGGAATATGGGCGGTAGTTTCGTCGCAGCAACACTGGGTATCGCTACATTAACCTACGCACCCTTTGCTTTTGCTTGCTGGTTATCGCCTTTGTTTGGTTTGTTATGGGCAGCACTTGGTAAATTTACCCCTCGTGAAGATGAGCCAACTAAAGAGATAGTTCTCACCAAAACGTCTAACTCAACTGAGCCTGCCAACACGGCATCTATTAATAACTAA
- a CDS encoding NAD(P)/FAD-dependent oxidoreductase, whose product MLQEQCLWNVTAPKIHHYDALTQDTQTSVCIIGGGYTGLSAAIHLAEKGVKVIVLESQTIGGGGSGKSVGLVNAGTWARPDDLNVALGETEGERLTEALGEAPSLVFDLIKRYGIDAQATQTGNLHMAHNAKGEADVDIRYEQLSRRGVNVEVLTGSRCHEYTGTTSINKALLDHRTGTINPLAYVNGLAEVAAKLGVTIHEHSAVHSLEKENSHWYVRTADANVKAERVIIATNAYTEGEWTEVTKTFYQVFYYQIASEPLSGELADRILPYRNGAWDTRLALSSFRRDKDDRLLLGTVGGRNCKPKEFYQSWANYVQKSYYPYLPAFNWQYEWYGKFGFTQDHIFRVLEPDEGILTATAYNGRGITTGTLMGKCFADYILTGDRASIPLPFKTIEESKIPLSGMKSGFTELGISLYHMGQCLKIIR is encoded by the coding sequence ATGTTGCAAGAGCAATGCTTATGGAACGTGACTGCGCCCAAAATTCATCACTATGATGCGCTCACTCAAGATACCCAAACCAGTGTTTGTATTATTGGCGGCGGCTACACCGGGTTATCAGCGGCTATTCACTTAGCAGAAAAAGGCGTTAAAGTTATCGTATTAGAAAGCCAAACCATCGGTGGTGGCGGTTCAGGAAAAAGCGTAGGGCTGGTCAATGCCGGAACGTGGGCGCGTCCTGATGATTTAAATGTAGCCCTAGGAGAGACAGAAGGCGAGCGTTTAACTGAAGCACTTGGAGAAGCGCCAAGCCTCGTGTTTGATTTAATTAAACGCTACGGTATCGATGCGCAAGCCACACAAACTGGTAATTTACATATGGCACATAATGCCAAAGGTGAAGCCGATGTTGATATTCGATATGAGCAGCTGAGCCGACGCGGCGTGAATGTCGAGGTGCTCACCGGTAGTCGCTGCCATGAATATACGGGTACGACCAGTATTAATAAAGCCTTATTAGACCACCGAACTGGCACTATAAATCCGCTGGCTTATGTCAATGGTTTAGCAGAAGTAGCGGCTAAATTGGGCGTGACGATTCACGAACACTCGGCAGTACATAGCTTGGAAAAAGAGAATAGCCACTGGTATGTAAGAACGGCTGATGCAAACGTTAAAGCTGAGCGCGTCATTATCGCCACCAATGCCTATACCGAAGGCGAATGGACAGAAGTAACCAAAACTTTTTATCAGGTGTTTTATTATCAAATTGCCTCTGAGCCGTTAAGCGGTGAGCTGGCAGACCGCATCTTACCGTATAGAAATGGCGCATGGGACACCCGTTTGGCACTGTCCAGCTTTCGTCGTGATAAAGATGATCGGTTATTACTGGGTACGGTAGGTGGTCGCAATTGTAAGCCAAAAGAGTTTTATCAGTCATGGGCGAATTATGTCCAAAAGAGCTATTATCCTTATTTGCCTGCATTTAATTGGCAGTACGAATGGTATGGTAAATTTGGCTTTACTCAGGATCATATCTTTCGAGTGTTAGAGCCAGATGAAGGTATCTTGACTGCCACTGCTTATAACGGTCGCGGTATCACGACTGGCACATTGATGGGTAAATGCTTTGCGGACTATATTTTAACCGGAGATAGAGCCAGTATTCCATTACCATTTAAAACTATAGAAGAATCCAAAATTCCTCTATCAGGTATGAAATCTGGATTTACGGAGCTTGGCATCAGCTTGTATCACATGGGGCAATGTCTCAAAATAATTAGATAA
- a CDS encoding FAD-binding oxidoreductase → MTAVATIIQSLKGSYGFDRAQIRTDLESLEHWGKDWTKHFAPAPSAIVFPKTTEQVQALVLLANEHHIVLTPSGGRTGLSAGAVAANGEIVVSMDKMNQIGTFYPADRLVEIEAGVVTEQLQQFAESHDLYYPVDFASAGSSQMGGNIGTNAGGIKVIRYGMTRQWIMGLTVVTGKGDILHLNRGMVKNATGYDLRHLFIGSEGTLGLVTHAQIKLERPPQDLTVMVLGMDNFSDVMNILSAFQAKIDLTAFEFFDSVAIDKLMAHGQVQEPFESRTKFYTLLEFEAPYEPIMDKAMAIFEDCMEQGWVVDGVMSQSIAQAQELWKLREYISETISVFTPYKNDVSVLITHVPAFINDIDHIVSSNYPDFEVCWFGHIGDGNLHLNILKPEAMSKDDFFAACQVVNQYVFETVQKYGGSVSAEHGVGMTKKPYLHYSRSETEIEYLKEIKKVFDPNNIMNRGKIFDM, encoded by the coding sequence ATGACAGCGGTGGCGACAATTATACAATCGCTAAAAGGCAGTTATGGCTTTGACCGCGCCCAAATCCGCACCGACCTAGAAAGTTTAGAGCATTGGGGTAAGGACTGGACCAAACACTTTGCGCCTGCACCAAGCGCCATCGTCTTTCCTAAAACCACCGAACAAGTTCAAGCCTTAGTCCTCTTGGCAAATGAACACCACATCGTCTTAACGCCTAGTGGCGGTCGTACCGGGCTCTCTGCCGGTGCCGTTGCCGCCAATGGCGAGATTGTCGTCAGCATGGATAAAATGAATCAAATCGGCACCTTTTATCCTGCTGACAGACTGGTTGAGATTGAAGCCGGTGTGGTCACTGAACAATTGCAACAGTTTGCGGAATCTCACGACCTCTACTATCCCGTCGACTTTGCCTCAGCAGGTTCCAGTCAAATGGGCGGCAACATCGGCACCAATGCGGGCGGTATTAAAGTCATCCGTTATGGCATGACCCGTCAATGGATTATGGGCTTAACCGTGGTGACAGGGAAAGGCGATATCTTACATCTTAATCGGGGTATGGTGAAAAATGCCACGGGTTATGATTTGCGTCACTTGTTTATCGGTAGTGAAGGCACCTTAGGTTTAGTCACCCATGCCCAAATTAAGCTTGAGCGTCCACCACAAGACTTAACCGTCATGGTGCTCGGTATGGATAACTTCTCTGATGTGATGAATATCTTATCGGCGTTTCAAGCGAAGATTGACCTCACCGCCTTTGAATTCTTTGACAGTGTGGCGATTGATAAACTGATGGCACATGGGCAAGTACAAGAACCGTTTGAGTCACGCACCAAGTTTTATACCTTGTTAGAGTTTGAAGCACCGTATGAGCCAATCATGGATAAAGCCATGGCTATCTTTGAAGACTGTATGGAGCAAGGTTGGGTGGTCGATGGGGTGATGAGCCAAAGCATTGCCCAAGCACAGGAGTTATGGAAGCTACGTGAATATATCTCGGAAACTATTTCGGTATTTACGCCTTATAAGAATGATGTGTCGGTGTTAATTACTCACGTCCCTGCATTTATCAATGACATTGACCATATTGTCAGCAGTAATTATCCTGACTTTGAAGTGTGTTGGTTTGGGCATATCGGGGATGGGAATTTGCATTTAAATATTCTCAAACCTGAAGCCATGAGCAAGGATGATTTCTTTGCCGCTTGTCAGGTGGTGAATCAGTATGTGTTTGAGACGGTGCAGAAGTATGGCGGCTCGGTGTCGGCAGAACATGGAGTTGGGATGACGAAGAAGCCGTATTTGCACTATAGTCGCAGCGAGACGGAGATTGAGTATCTTAAAGAGATTAAGAAGGTGTTTGATCCAAATAATATTATGAATCGCGGGAAGATTTTTGATATGTAA
- a CDS encoding aromatic amino acid transaminase: MFERIDYYAGDPILGLMDKFLADPNPNKVNLGIGIYYDASGKMPVLDCVKIAEQRIAESTAPRPYLPMAGLPGHRQACQELLFGKNAQAVQENRVATIATIGGSGALKVGAEFIHQWFPQSKCYVSDPTWGNHIAIFAGSDIEVGTYPYYDSASNSVKFDEMVSFFSTLNRNDVVLLHPCCHNPTGMDLTQAQWDTVLEVIQKHELIPFMDIAYQGFGEDIDSDAYAIRKAVDMGLPVFVSNSFSKNLSLYGERVGGLSIVCPTPDEAVRVFGQLNFLVRSIYSSPPSHGGYVVDIVMNDEALHQQWMGEVYGMRDRIKAMRLALKSVLEAKLPERNFDYITRQNGMFSFTGLTPEQVARLQSEFGIYMISNSRMCVAGLNASNIDYVANAMVEVLKV; the protein is encoded by the coding sequence ATGTTTGAACGTATTGATTATTATGCTGGCGATCCAATTTTAGGTTTAATGGATAAATTTTTAGCAGACCCTAATCCTAATAAGGTCAATTTAGGCATTGGTATTTATTATGATGCATCCGGAAAAATGCCAGTACTCGACTGTGTAAAAATAGCTGAGCAGCGTATTGCTGAATCTACTGCTCCCCGCCCTTATTTGCCAATGGCAGGATTGCCCGGGCATCGTCAGGCGTGTCAAGAATTATTGTTTGGTAAAAATGCGCAAGCCGTCCAAGAAAATCGCGTTGCTACTATCGCTACCATCGGTGGCTCTGGCGCTTTAAAAGTCGGCGCAGAATTTATTCATCAATGGTTTCCACAGTCTAAGTGTTATGTCAGCGACCCAACTTGGGGCAATCATATTGCCATCTTTGCAGGCAGTGACATTGAAGTAGGTACTTATCCTTACTACGATAGTGCCAGCAACAGTGTAAAATTTGATGAGATGGTCAGCTTCTTTAGTACGCTGAATAGAAATGATGTGGTATTGCTGCATCCTTGCTGTCATAACCCAACCGGTATGGATTTGACCCAAGCGCAATGGGATACCGTGCTAGAAGTCATTCAAAAACATGAGCTTATTCCGTTTATGGATATTGCTTACCAAGGGTTTGGTGAAGATATTGACAGCGATGCGTATGCCATTCGTAAAGCCGTTGATATGGGCTTACCGGTATTTGTCAGCAACTCATTTTCTAAAAACTTGTCATTATATGGCGAGCGTGTCGGTGGTCTGTCTATCGTTTGCCCAACGCCTGATGAAGCCGTGCGCGTGTTTGGTCAACTGAACTTTCTTGTACGCTCTATCTACTCAAGCCCACCGTCTCATGGCGGCTATGTCGTTGATATCGTCATGAATGATGAAGCTTTACATCAGCAATGGATGGGTGAGGTTTATGGCATGCGTGACCGTATTAAAGCCATGCGTCTAGCGCTTAAATCAGTCTTAGAAGCCAAGTTACCTGAGCGCAATTTTGATTATATTACCCGTCAAAATGGTATGTTTAGCTTTACCGGTTTGACACCTGAGCAAGTGGCACGCTTACAAAGTGAATTTGGTATTTATATGATTTCCAACTCGCGTATGTGCGTGGCAGGCTTAAATGCCAGCAATATTGATTATGTTGCCAATGCGATGGTAGAAGTGCTAAAAGTCTAA
- a CDS encoding glycerate kinase: MNILIVPDSFKESLAAIDVCRAIQSGFSQVFPDADYTLLPMADGGEGTSEVLSYALGGEWQRVAVHDPLMRPITARYLLLDNATAVIEVAEACGLHLLTIEDRNPLVTSSFGVGELINDALNKGAKRLIIGLGGSATNDAGAGMLTALGMRFYDAKDTTLAQGGGQLDKLQRIDASTFNPNIVTTTFEVACDVTNLLCGVLGASAIFAPQKGANPEQVTQLDNSLHHFANVCHQHGYGDNQHIAGAGAAGGLGFALMTFCNAQLQSGFDTVAKAVNLSQHIANADLVITGEGKLDAQTSMGKVAGGVSQLARAHQKPVIAICGSVDGLKPAQTTQFDIVMPSIQQMDTIDNVLKGAYNNIETTTVNIAAAIKLGQTIKF, encoded by the coding sequence ATGAATATTTTAATCGTGCCCGACTCGTTTAAAGAAAGCCTAGCCGCTATTGACGTTTGCCGAGCTATCCAATCAGGGTTCAGTCAGGTTTTTCCAGATGCTGACTATACATTGTTGCCAATGGCAGATGGTGGCGAAGGCACGTCTGAAGTATTGTCTTATGCGCTTGGCGGAGAATGGCAACGCGTGGCGGTACATGACCCTCTCATGCGCCCAATTACCGCGCGCTATTTGCTATTAGATAATGCCACTGCCGTTATTGAAGTTGCGGAAGCTTGTGGTCTACATCTATTGACGATAGAGGACAGAAATCCACTAGTGACCAGTAGTTTTGGCGTTGGCGAGCTTATCAATGATGCGTTAAATAAAGGGGCAAAGCGCCTTATCATTGGTCTTGGTGGTAGTGCGACCAATGATGCTGGTGCAGGGATGCTCACGGCTTTAGGGATGCGTTTTTACGATGCTAAAGATACAACATTAGCGCAAGGCGGTGGTCAACTTGATAAGTTGCAACGAATAGATGCCTCAACATTTAACCCAAACATAGTAACGACAACGTTTGAAGTGGCTTGCGATGTAACCAATCTTCTATGCGGCGTATTGGGAGCGAGCGCTATTTTTGCCCCACAAAAAGGGGCTAATCCTGAACAAGTAACTCAACTGGATAATTCATTACATCATTTTGCAAATGTATGCCATCAGCACGGTTATGGCGATAATCAACATATCGCAGGAGCTGGTGCGGCTGGTGGTCTTGGGTTTGCATTGATGACGTTTTGCAATGCACAACTGCAATCAGGTTTTGATACGGTGGCAAAGGCGGTGAATTTATCGCAGCATATTGCCAACGCTGACCTCGTCATAACGGGCGAAGGTAAACTTGATGCGCAAACCTCAATGGGCAAAGTCGCAGGCGGTGTGAGTCAGCTTGCTCGCGCACATCAAAAACCTGTGATTGCAATTTGTGGAAGCGTCGATGGGCTAAAACCTGCTCAAACAACGCAGTTTGATATTGTCATGCCCAGTATCCAACAGATGGATACTATCGATAATGTGCTAAAGGGTGCTTATAATAATATTGAAACGACAACGGTTAATATTGCAGCTGCTATTAAGTTAGGACAAACGATAAAGTTTTAA
- a CDS encoding aldehyde dehydrogenase family protein, which yields MIKQYMSAMGVKEEQYSNGDFEVHTPIDGAIIGKVTLDTVADVNTKIQNAKAAFQEWRTVPAPKRGELVRLLGEVLREHKEDLGILVSFEAGKIKEEGLGEVQEMIDICDFAVGLSRQIYGLTIASERPGHHMRETWHPLGVIGVISAFNFPVAVWAWNTALAIVCGNPVIWKPSEKTPLVAIACQSLFEKAVAKFGDAPAHLSQVLLGEVDVGNALVENRDIALVSATGSTRMGKTVGPKVAERFGKCLLELGGNNAMILAPSADLDLALRGILFSAVGTAGQRCTTLRRLFVHTSVKDDILPRVKAAYETVSIGHPLEGNLVGPLIDEDSFNNMQAALENAKKAGGKVTGGERVLMDKYPDAYYVKPAIVEFDAQNDVVRTETFAPILYVMTYNHFDDALAMQNDVPQGLSSCVFTNDLREAEIFLSDRGSDCGIANVNIGTSGAEIGGAFGGEKETGGGRESGSDAWKNYMRRQTNTVNYSTELPLAQGISFG from the coding sequence ATGATTAAGCAATATATGTCTGCCATGGGCGTCAAAGAAGAACAATACAGCAATGGCGATTTTGAGGTTCATACCCCAATTGATGGGGCAATTATTGGTAAAGTTACTTTAGACACAGTGGCTGACGTCAATACCAAAATACAAAATGCCAAAGCTGCCTTTCAAGAGTGGCGTACGGTTCCTGCACCAAAGCGTGGCGAGTTGGTTCGTCTGTTAGGTGAAGTGCTGCGTGAGCATAAAGAAGACTTGGGTATCTTAGTATCATTTGAGGCAGGAAAAATAAAAGAAGAAGGTCTGGGTGAAGTCCAAGAAATGATTGATATCTGTGACTTTGCCGTTGGTCTATCTCGTCAAATTTATGGCTTAACCATCGCATCAGAACGTCCAGGTCACCACATGCGTGAAACATGGCATCCGCTTGGCGTTATCGGTGTAATTTCAGCCTTTAACTTCCCTGTTGCCGTTTGGGCTTGGAACACCGCACTTGCTATCGTGTGTGGCAACCCTGTGATTTGGAAGCCTTCAGAAAAAACCCCCTTGGTTGCCATAGCTTGTCAATCATTGTTCGAAAAAGCAGTTGCAAAATTCGGTGACGCTCCAGCTCATTTATCGCAAGTATTATTGGGTGAAGTAGATGTCGGAAATGCATTGGTTGAAAACCGCGATATCGCTTTGGTTAGCGCAACCGGCAGCACACGCATGGGTAAAACCGTCGGACCTAAAGTCGCTGAACGCTTTGGCAAATGCTTACTTGAGCTGGGTGGTAACAACGCCATGATTTTAGCCCCTAGTGCGGATTTAGATTTGGCACTACGCGGTATTTTATTCTCAGCAGTAGGCACAGCTGGGCAGCGCTGTACCACGCTACGCCGCCTATTCGTTCATACCTCTGTTAAAGATGACATCTTGCCACGCGTAAAAGCTGCTTATGAGACGGTTAGTATTGGACATCCACTGGAAGGCAATCTTGTTGGTCCACTGATTGATGAAGACAGCTTTAACAACATGCAAGCTGCGCTAGAAAATGCTAAAAAAGCAGGCGGCAAAGTCACTGGCGGTGAGCGCGTATTGATGGATAAATATCCTGATGCTTATTATGTGAAGCCTGCTATTGTAGAATTTGACGCGCAAAACGATGTGGTCAGAACTGAGACCTTTGCGCCTATTTTATACGTCATGACTTATAACCACTTTGACGATGCCTTAGCTATGCAAAATGATGTACCTCAAGGCTTATCATCGTGCGTATTTACCAATGATTTGCGTGAAGCTGAAATTTTCTTAAGTGATCGCGGTAGTGATTGTGGTATTGCTAACGTCAATATCGGCACCAGTGGCGCTGAAATCGGTGGGGCGTTCGGTGGTGAAAAAGAAACCGGCGGCGGTCGCGAGTCAGGTTCAGATGCGTGGAAAAATTATATGCGTCGTCAGACCAATACAGTCAACTATTCAACAGAGTTGCCACTCGCGCAGGGCATTAGTTTCGGTTAA